Proteins from a genomic interval of Betta splendens chromosome 10, fBetSpl5.4, whole genome shotgun sequence:
- the ube2ka gene encoding ubiquitin-conjugating enzyme E2Ka (UBC1 homolog, yeast): MANIAVQRIKREFKEVLKSEETSKNQIKVDLVDENFTELKGEIAGPPDTPYEGGRYQLEIKIPETYPFNPPKVRFITKIWHPNISSVTGAICLDILKDQWAAAMTLRTVLLSLQALLAAAEPDDPQDAVVANQYKLNPEMFKQTARLWSHVYAGAPVSSPEYTRKIDKLCAMGFEKNAVIVALSSKSWDVETATELLLSN, translated from the exons ATGGCCAACATCGCGGTTCAGAGGATAAAACGAGAATTCAAGGAGGTGCTAAAAAGCGAAGAG ACAAGCAAAAACCAAATAAAGGTGGATCTGGTGGACGAGAACTTCACAGAACTTAAGGGGGAGATAGCAGGGCCACCCGACACGCCATAtgaag GGGGTAGATATCAACTAGAAATTAAAATTCCTGAAACATATCCATTCAATCCACCCAAG GTGCGGTTCATCACAAAGATTTGGCATCCCAAcatcagctcagtcacaggTGCAATATGTCTGGACATTCTCAAAGACcagtg GGCAGCAGCTATGACACTGAGGACAGTCCTCTTGTCACTACAAGCCTTACTGGCAGCCGCAGAACCAGACGATCCACAGGATGCAGTGGTAGCCAATCAG TACAAGCTGAACCCAGAGATGTTCAAACAGACAGCAAGGCTCTGGTCTCACGTCTATGCAGGTGCTCCCGTTTCCAGTCCAGAGTACACGCGTAAAATAGACAAACTCTGTGCCATGGGCTTTGAAAAA aATGCAGTAATAGTGGCGTTGTCGTCAAAATCTTGGGACGTGGAGACAGCGACAGAGCTGCTTCTCAGTAACTGA